Below is a genomic region from Magnetococcales bacterium.
TTTCCCACTTGACCAGATCGCGAATGATCCGGAACAACACCTCCCGCTCGGCATCGGCCCTGGCTTTGGTTTTTCCGCTGGAATAACCTTGTTCGCCACCCGGATCGTTTACCAACTGCGCAAACAACACTGCCCGTGCCGCCGCCAAAGGTCGTCGCGCCCACCACAAATGCAACGTGGAAGGGTGCCCGTGACGGATGGATTTTTCCCGTGCCGCCGCCAGGTTGATGTCGTCCAGAGGGAGGGCGACTTCGATGAGTTTTTTGGGAGTTTTGATGGACATGCAGGATTATTCCTAAAAAAAACGTGGCTTTGCGACATAAAGGATCGATTTTCATTCATCCGGCGCTTTTGTCATGTTTATTCTGCAAGATCGGATTGACTTGGGCAACTCTGGACACGTGGGTCGGATTTGTCTAACCTGCGCCGGAGGTCAGCGGTTTTTGAAATGCCACCGCCGGGTTGGACGGAAGCCAGATGCAGGGAGCCAAACATGGCAGGACACAGCAAGTGGGCCAACATCAAGCACCGTAAAG
It encodes:
- a CDS encoding DUF1156 domain-containing protein; translated protein: MSIKTPKKLIEVALPLDDINLAAAREKSIRHGHPSTLHLWWARRPLAAARAVLFAQLVNDPGGEQGYSSGKTKARADAEREVLFRIIRDLVKWE